One window of the Lacerta agilis isolate rLacAgi1 chromosome 17, rLacAgi1.pri, whole genome shotgun sequence genome contains the following:
- the DUSP18 gene encoding dual specificity protein phosphatase 18 codes for MNAAFGAIPILLRHPSVYGLSRITNSLFLSNGEAANNKHFLYANHITTVINVSVEVVNTYFPDIYYIHVPITDCPSSRLLDFFDPVADKIRTVESNQGRTLVHCAAGVSRSAALCIAYLMKYHFMSLANAHAWVKCCRPIVRPNNGFWQQLIQYEEKLFGKTSVKMVQSPLGVIPDLYENEVRVMIAL; via the coding sequence ATGAACGCAGCGTTTGGAGCCATCCCTATCCTACTCAGGCACCCGTCTGTCTACGGCCTTTCCCGGATCACAAACAGCCTGTTCCTCAGTAATGGCGAGGCCGCCAACAACAAACACTTCCTCTACGCCAACCACATCACCACAGTTATCAACGTTTCGGTGGAGGTGGTCAACACTTACTTCCCCGACATTTACTACATCCACGTCCCCATAACAGACTGCCCCTCGTCCCGCCTTTTGGACTTCTTCGACCCCGTAGCCGATAAGATCCGCACCGTGGAATCAAACCAAGGCCGGACGCTAGTGCACTGCGCTGCGGGCGTCAGCCGGTCCGCCGCTCTGTGCATCGCCTACCTGATGAAGTACCACTTTATGTCTCTGGCAAACGCCCACGCCTGGGTCAAGTGCTGCCGACCCATCGTCCGGCCCAACAACGGCTTTTGGCAGCAGCTCATCCAGTACGAGGAGAAACTCTTTGGGAAAACCAGCGTCAAGATGGTCCAGTCCCCGCTGGGGGTGATTCCTGACCTCTACGAAAACGAAGTCAGGGTCATGATAGCCTTGTGA
- the LOC117039033 gene encoding synergin gamma-like isoform X2, which yields MNSEAAHLMRCLQQIHKVFSNANEILAGISHPSVCSEVLLSAPGTAYILGLSEVYRVSKRLEEGMKARRAESEALLHCLRKVDLAWNNLLSFLAFGHSVFQMLNVNLLEPSGESDSHLSASDLAPEPICGVCLTEVKREPQVSSGNSGPVMYQGSCYHASCANFWLNCVDATLPGGT from the exons ATGAACTCTGAGGCTGCCCATCTGATGAGATGCTTGCAGCAGATCCATAAG GTATTCAGCAATGCCAACGAAATCCTCGCGGGCATCAGTCACCCATCTGTGTGCAGCGAGGTGCTGCTGTCTGCACCAGGGACTGCATATATCCTGG GGTTGTCGGAAGTGTACCGGGTCTCCAAGCGCTTGGAAGAAGGGATGAAGGCTCGGAGAGCGGAGAGCGAAGCACTGCTGCATTGCCTGCGCAAGGTGGATCTGGCCTGGAACAACCTCCTATCCTTTCTCGCCTTTGGCCATTCTGTATTCCAGATGCTG AATGTTAACCTGCTGGAGCCATCTGGGGAAAGTGACTCTCACTTGTCAGCTTCTGACCTAGCACCCGAACCAATCTGTGGGGTTTGCCTAACTGAGGTGAAGCGGGAACCCCAG GTGAGTTCTGGAAACTCTGGTCCTGTTATGTACCAGGGTAGCTGTTATCATGCCAGCTGTGCCAATTTCTGGCTGAACTGTGTGGATGCCACTCTGCCAGGAGGGACGTGA
- the C17H5orf52 gene encoding uncharacterized protein C5orf52 homolog, with protein sequence MARSSTVQSPVRGGAMEAGRPEDAPPAVVTFFQPHVGGQVLVLFSLISGSEAVLKRFLPKSHLSKVIIRDNISVQRVHEIKLKHIEESKRKMGNLFDQMMKKFVHDQQKKMNRWKKQYGHYQRMLERIDQRAMLKAHTSNFALPELTKGKDVTGWKNMNLPQQNRLR encoded by the exons ATGGCTCGGAGCAGTACGGTCCAGTCCCCGGTGAGGGGAGGCGCCATGGAGGCGGGGAGGCCCGAGGACGCCCCGCCGGCCGTGGTCACTTTCTTCCAGCCCCACGTCGGCGGCCAAGTGCTGGTGCTTTTTAG TTTGATCAGTGGCAGCGAAGCCGTTTTAAAGAGGTTTTTACCCAAGAGTCATCTTTCTAAGGTGATCATTCGTGACAACATCAGTGTCCAGCGAGTGCACGAGATCAAG CTCAAGCACATTGAAGAGAGCAAAAGGAAGATGGGCAATCTCTTTGACCAGATGATGAAGAAGTTTGTGCATGACCAGCAGAAGAAGATGAACCGCTGGAAGAAGCAATATGGCCACTACCAGAGAATGCTGGAGAGGATTGACCAGAGGGCCATGCTCAAAGCCCACACCTCAAACTTTGCACTGCCGGAGCTAACAAAGGGCAAGGATGTCACAGGATGGAAAAACATGAACCTGCCACAGCAAAACAGGCTTAGGTAA
- the LOC117039033 gene encoding synergin gamma-like isoform X1 has product MLKKLVTWRHQQSRLMNSEAAHLMRCLQQIHKVFSNANEILAGISHPSVCSEVLLSAPGTAYILGLSEVYRVSKRLEEGMKARRAESEALLHCLRKVDLAWNNLLSFLAFGHSVFQMLNVNLLEPSGESDSHLSASDLAPEPICGVCLTEVKREPQVSSGNSGPVMYQGSCYHASCANFWLNCVDATLPGGT; this is encoded by the exons ATGCTCAAGAAACTGGTCACCTGGAGGCACCAACAATCCAG GCTGATGAACTCTGAGGCTGCCCATCTGATGAGATGCTTGCAGCAGATCCATAAG GTATTCAGCAATGCCAACGAAATCCTCGCGGGCATCAGTCACCCATCTGTGTGCAGCGAGGTGCTGCTGTCTGCACCAGGGACTGCATATATCCTGG GGTTGTCGGAAGTGTACCGGGTCTCCAAGCGCTTGGAAGAAGGGATGAAGGCTCGGAGAGCGGAGAGCGAAGCACTGCTGCATTGCCTGCGCAAGGTGGATCTGGCCTGGAACAACCTCCTATCCTTTCTCGCCTTTGGCCATTCTGTATTCCAGATGCTG AATGTTAACCTGCTGGAGCCATCTGGGGAAAGTGACTCTCACTTGTCAGCTTCTGACCTAGCACCCGAACCAATCTGTGGGGTTTGCCTAACTGAGGTGAAGCGGGAACCCCAG GTGAGTTCTGGAAACTCTGGTCCTGTTATGTACCAGGGTAGCTGTTATCATGCCAGCTGTGCCAATTTCTGGCTGAACTGTGTGGATGCCACTCTGCCAGGAGGGACGTGA
- the SLC35E4 gene encoding solute carrier family 35 member E4, with product MCPPSPGRRNEAEMNSGNGARPLSPWKLDPLPCGGQRPPEPSRHALSLVFTVFVWLATGTTMSSLNKWIFAVHNFRYPVLLSSLHMLTAVVVGNPLAKLRAGGAGHPAPCPGAKGRVFLLSLTFCASVAFGNMGLNYVQLDFAQMVYTTTPFFTLTLSKVLLGKHHHPLQYVAMGPICLGASLSIVGEVHFDQAGCCFLFAATFLRGLKSIQQSTFLQEERLDSLTLLCLTSLPSFYILFAAALVLEVGPAWDGTLAYGGDLWACVLLSCLGSVLYNLASFHVISLTSALTIHVLGNFNVVGNLLLSHFLFGSRLTLLSYAGIALTLSGVFMYHHCDCIASCWRSRGGRGKEE from the exons ATGTGCCCACCCTCTCCGGGGAGAAGAAATGAAGCAGAGATGAACTCTGGCAATGGGGCACGACCCCTCTCTCCCTGGAAGCTGGATCCGCTGCCGTGTGGGGGGCAAAGGCCCCCCGAACCGTCCCGGCACGCTCTGTCCCTTGTCTTCACGGTGTTCGTCTGGCTGGCGACGGGGACCACCATGTCCAGCCTCAACAAGTGGATCTTTGCCGTCCACAACTTCCGCTACCCGGTCTTGCTCTCCTCCTTGCACATGCTGACGGCCGTGGTGGTGGGCAACCCTTTGGCAAAGCTGCGGGCCGGCGGCGCCGGGCACCCCGCCCCGTGCCCTGGAGCCAAGGGCAGGGTTTTCCTGCTGAGCCTGACTTTCTGCGCCAGTGTGGCCTTTGGGAACATGGGACTGAACTACGTGCAGCTGGACTTTGCCCAGATGGTTTACACTACGACGCCGTTCTTCACCCTGACCCTCTCCAAGGTGCTGCTTGGGaaacaccaccaccccctgcagTACGTGGCGATGGGGCCCatctgcttgggggcttccttGAGCATCGTCGGGGAGGTGCATTTCGACCAAGCcggctgctgcttcctgtttGCTGCGACTTTCCTCCGCGGGCTGAAGTCCATACAGCAAA GtaccttcctgcaggaggagCGCCTGGACTCCCTCACCTTGCTCTGCCTCACTTCCCTGCCCAGCTTCTACATCCTCTTTGCGGCCGCCCTTGTCCTGGAGGTGGGACCCGCCTGGGACGGCACCCTGGCGTACGGAGGGGACCTCTGGGCCTGTGTCCTGCTCAGCTGCCTGGGCTCGGTTCTGTACAACCTGGCCAGCTTCCACGTCATCTCGCTGACGTCGGCCCTCACCATCCACGTCCTGGGGAACTTCAATGTCGTGGGGAACCTCCTgctctcccacttcctctttgGCAGCCGCCTGACGCTGCTCAGCTACGCGGGTATCGCCCTCACCCTCTCGGGGGTCTTCATGTACCACCACTGTGACTGCATCGCCTCCTGCTGGCGCTCGAGGGGTGGGCGGGGCAAAGAGGAgtaa